A stretch of Linepithema humile isolate Giens D197 chromosome 3, Lhum_UNIL_v1.0, whole genome shotgun sequence DNA encodes these proteins:
- the LOC105676702 gene encoding sodium-independent sulfate anion transporter-like isoform X1, producing the protein MVRVNLKRLFKDRIPPLKWLPRYKAEDALGDLVAGLTVGLTLIPQAIAYASLAGLKPQYGLYSAFAGSFVYIIFGTCREINIGPTALISLLTWTYARGIPEYAALLCFLSGCITIFFSVLRLGFLVEFVSMPVVSGFTSAASVIIACSQIKSLLGLNIHGESFIEIWWELINHVADTKIPDLILSCCCILTLLVLKVIADYLFKETRQLRKRTVLRRFTFQHLKDRKVANNTLKRFFWTIGTARNALVVVLCAVASYVFEMHNGAPFILTGHIDAGLPSVQPPPFSRTIGNQTENFIDMTTNFKFGILIVPLISIIGNVAIAKAFSRGMPLDATQEMLTLGLCNVIGSFFQSMPVTGSFSRSAVNNASGVRTPLGGMYTGILVILALSLLTPYFYYIPKATLSSVIISAVIFMVEINMILPIWKCNKRDLIPAFVTFLACLFAGVELGILIGTIIDLAILIYLNARPRIHIEYKDTPITNYVLIRPSAGLLFPAVDYLRTYLTRALYNEYQSSLKSRNNLTTVVLDCEHIDKIDFTAVQGINMVVKDFRDNNCQLIMLRPNPDILKSIQSLSDKQILIAGNDVDLIATLKEFKGITRDADVEMQVSNSKPISETTDEATTSLATTYL; encoded by the exons ATGGTCCGCGTTAACTTGAAAAGACTTTTTAAGGACAGAATTCCCCCTTTGAAGTGGCTACCGCGATATAAAGCGGAAGATGCACTGGGCGACCTTGTTGCCGGTCTCACCGTGGGATTAACCTTGATACCACAG GCAATAGCTTATGCGAGCTTGGCAGGTTTAAAGCCGCAATATGGACTTTACAGCGCATTTGCGGGaagttttgtttatattattttcgggACATGTCGGGAGATCAATATCGGCCCAACAGCGCTTATATCTCTACTGACTTGGACATACGCAAG AGGAATTCCTGAATACGCGGCCTTGCTTTGCTTTTTGTCGGGATGTATCACGATATTCTTCAGCGTCCTGCGCCTAGGATTCTTAGTCGAGTTTGTGTCGATGCCGGTTGTATCCGGGTTTACGTCAGCCGCGAGCGTAATCATCGCTTGTAGTCAAATAAAGAGTCTATTAGGTTTGAATATTCACGGTGAGAGCTTCATCGAAATCTGGTGGGAATTGATCAATCATGTAGCCGACACCAAAATACCGGACTTGATTTTGTCTTGCTGCTGCATTCTAACTCTATTAGTCCTGAAGGTAATTgccgattatttatttaaagaaacgaGGCAGCTGCGTAAACGCACAGTGTTACGTCGGTTTACTTTTCAGCATTTGAAGGATAGAAAAGTTGCCAATAACACGCTGAAAAGATTCTTCTGGACGATCGGTACAGCCAGGAACGCTCTTGTGGTTGTTCTTTGCGCGGTCGCGTCCTACGTTTTCGAGATGCACAACGGAGCACCGTTCATCCTTACAGGTCACATAGACGCCGGCCTGCCGAGCGTCCAACCACCGCCATTTTCGAGGACAATTGGCAACCAGACTGAGAATTTCATCGACATGACGACGAATTTCAAATTCGGAATCTTGATTGTGCCACTCATCTCCATTATTGGAAACGTCGCTATCGCAAAAGCGTTTT cacGAGGCATGCCCTTGGATGCTACGCAAGAGATGCTGACTCTTGGATTGTGCAATGTGATCGGTTCGTTTTTCCAATCCATGCCTGTCACAGGATCTTTTTCGAGGAGCGCAGTGAACAATGCCTCGGGTGTTAGAACACCCTTGGGTGGCATGTATACAG GTATTCTAGTCATACTTGCGCTAAGTTTACTGACTCCGTATTTCTATTACATTCCGAAGGCGACGTTAAGCTCTGTCATAATTAGCGCGGTGATATTCATGGTGGAAATTAATATGATACTTCCAATATGGAAGTGTAATA aacGTGATTTAATACCGGCGTTTGTCACATTTCTCGCTTGCTTATTTGCCGGAGTCGAACTAGGAATTTTGATAGGTACAATAATCGATCTCGctatattaatataccttAATGCGCGGCCGAGAATACATATTGAATACAAAGAT ACTCCGATAACAAACTACGTTCTGATCCGACCTAGTGCCGGACTTTTATTTCCAGCAGTAGATTATTTAAGAACGTATTTAACGAGGGCATTATATAACGAGTACCAAAGCTCCTTAAAAAGTCGCAATAACTTGACGACTGTTGTGCTGGATTGCGAACATATCGACAAAATAGATTTTACCGCCGTACAG GGTATTAATATGGTGGTAAAGGACTTCAGAGACAATAATTGTCAATTAATAATGTTGCGACCGAATCCAGATATCTTAAAAAGTATACAGTCGCTGTCGGACAAGCAAATCTTGATAGCAGGAAATGACGTTGATTTAATTGCAACTTTGAAAGAATTCAAAGGCATAACACGAGATGCGGATGTTGAAATGCAAGTCTCGAATAGCAAACCTATTTCGGAAACGACAGATGAAGCTACCACAAGTCTGGCTACCACATATCTGTGA
- the LOC105676702 gene encoding sodium-independent sulfate anion transporter-like isoform X2, giving the protein MVRVNLKRLFKDRIPPLKWLPRYKAEDALGDLVAGLTVGLTLIPQAIAYASLAGLKPQYGLYSAFAGSFVYIIFGTCREINIGPTALISLLTWTYARGIPEYAALLCFLSGCITIFFSVLRLGFLVEFVSMPVVSGFTSAASVIIACSQIKSLLGLNIHGESFIEIWWELINHVADTKIPDLILSCCCILTLLVLKHLKDRKVANNTLKRFFWTIGTARNALVVVLCAVASYVFEMHNGAPFILTGHIDAGLPSVQPPPFSRTIGNQTENFIDMTTNFKFGILIVPLISIIGNVAIAKAFSRGMPLDATQEMLTLGLCNVIGSFFQSMPVTGSFSRSAVNNASGVRTPLGGMYTGILVILALSLLTPYFYYIPKATLSSVIISAVIFMVEINMILPIWKCNKRDLIPAFVTFLACLFAGVELGILIGTIIDLAILIYLNARPRIHIEYKDTPITNYVLIRPSAGLLFPAVDYLRTYLTRALYNEYQSSLKSRNNLTTVVLDCEHIDKIDFTAVQGINMVVKDFRDNNCQLIMLRPNPDILKSIQSLSDKQILIAGNDVDLIATLKEFKGITRDADVEMQVSNSKPISETTDEATTSLATTYL; this is encoded by the exons ATGGTCCGCGTTAACTTGAAAAGACTTTTTAAGGACAGAATTCCCCCTTTGAAGTGGCTACCGCGATATAAAGCGGAAGATGCACTGGGCGACCTTGTTGCCGGTCTCACCGTGGGATTAACCTTGATACCACAG GCAATAGCTTATGCGAGCTTGGCAGGTTTAAAGCCGCAATATGGACTTTACAGCGCATTTGCGGGaagttttgtttatattattttcgggACATGTCGGGAGATCAATATCGGCCCAACAGCGCTTATATCTCTACTGACTTGGACATACGCAAG AGGAATTCCTGAATACGCGGCCTTGCTTTGCTTTTTGTCGGGATGTATCACGATATTCTTCAGCGTCCTGCGCCTAGGATTCTTAGTCGAGTTTGTGTCGATGCCGGTTGTATCCGGGTTTACGTCAGCCGCGAGCGTAATCATCGCTTGTAGTCAAATAAAGAGTCTATTAGGTTTGAATATTCACGGTGAGAGCTTCATCGAAATCTGGTGGGAATTGATCAATCATGTAGCCGACACCAAAATACCGGACTTGATTTTGTCTTGCTGCTGCATTCTAACTCTATTAGTCCTGAAG CATTTGAAGGATAGAAAAGTTGCCAATAACACGCTGAAAAGATTCTTCTGGACGATCGGTACAGCCAGGAACGCTCTTGTGGTTGTTCTTTGCGCGGTCGCGTCCTACGTTTTCGAGATGCACAACGGAGCACCGTTCATCCTTACAGGTCACATAGACGCCGGCCTGCCGAGCGTCCAACCACCGCCATTTTCGAGGACAATTGGCAACCAGACTGAGAATTTCATCGACATGACGACGAATTTCAAATTCGGAATCTTGATTGTGCCACTCATCTCCATTATTGGAAACGTCGCTATCGCAAAAGCGTTTT cacGAGGCATGCCCTTGGATGCTACGCAAGAGATGCTGACTCTTGGATTGTGCAATGTGATCGGTTCGTTTTTCCAATCCATGCCTGTCACAGGATCTTTTTCGAGGAGCGCAGTGAACAATGCCTCGGGTGTTAGAACACCCTTGGGTGGCATGTATACAG GTATTCTAGTCATACTTGCGCTAAGTTTACTGACTCCGTATTTCTATTACATTCCGAAGGCGACGTTAAGCTCTGTCATAATTAGCGCGGTGATATTCATGGTGGAAATTAATATGATACTTCCAATATGGAAGTGTAATA aacGTGATTTAATACCGGCGTTTGTCACATTTCTCGCTTGCTTATTTGCCGGAGTCGAACTAGGAATTTTGATAGGTACAATAATCGATCTCGctatattaatataccttAATGCGCGGCCGAGAATACATATTGAATACAAAGAT ACTCCGATAACAAACTACGTTCTGATCCGACCTAGTGCCGGACTTTTATTTCCAGCAGTAGATTATTTAAGAACGTATTTAACGAGGGCATTATATAACGAGTACCAAAGCTCCTTAAAAAGTCGCAATAACTTGACGACTGTTGTGCTGGATTGCGAACATATCGACAAAATAGATTTTACCGCCGTACAG GGTATTAATATGGTGGTAAAGGACTTCAGAGACAATAATTGTCAATTAATAATGTTGCGACCGAATCCAGATATCTTAAAAAGTATACAGTCGCTGTCGGACAAGCAAATCTTGATAGCAGGAAATGACGTTGATTTAATTGCAACTTTGAAAGAATTCAAAGGCATAACACGAGATGCGGATGTTGAAATGCAAGTCTCGAATAGCAAACCTATTTCGGAAACGACAGATGAAGCTACCACAAGTCTGGCTACCACATATCTGTGA